In a single window of the Thunnus maccoyii chromosome 7, fThuMac1.1, whole genome shotgun sequence genome:
- the mllt1a gene encoding protein ENL isoform X1, producing MENQCTVQVKLELGHRAQLRKKVTSEGFTHDWMVFVRGPETGDIQHFVEKVVFRLHESFPKPKRVCKEPPYKVEESGYAGFLMPIEVYFKNKEEPKKVCFNYDLFLNLEGNPPVNHLRCEKLTFNNPTKEFRRKLIKAGGVLVVPEGAEAVSRPSPDYPMLPTIPLSAFSDPKKTKTSHVSKEPSKEGSGGSSKGPKPHKVTKEHRERPRKDSESKATSKGDNDRDGSSKSGRDPSSSSSSSSKKPSEIKVKDEVKVLPKAAFKEPKLTLKESKMEGMSPKGGGAGSGGGGGGGGGGGPTESKAPGKRPSTVESPKPSAKKQKKGSSEGPKGPSSGAFTGTSPRVSSSSAASQPYAEKKPSKEKGRWAKGKNDTQELKEPKKLPESEESNSEDEASSKSEQSAPSSPSNSSSSSDSSSDSDFEPGQKQGQGPLRSMVEEIQSEESDDDDSSSEEETPIKTNPPNRDSRLSLDSESDSSDGSHRPSRDPAPPPQKHSSSNNKVSGRKSPDSSFRSEKVLKKGYDKVGRAYTEELVDLHRRLMALRERNVLQQIVNLIEETGHFNVTNTTFDFDLFSLDESTVRKLQSYLEATAT from the exons ATGGAGAACCAG TGCACAGTGCAGGTGAAGCTGGAGTTGGGCCACAGAGCCCAGCTAAGGAAGAAAGTGACATCAGAAGGCTTCACACACGACTGGATGGTGTTTGTCCGAGGGCCAGAGACTGGCGACATCCAGCACTTTGTAGAGAAGGTTGTCTTCCGCCTGCATGAGAGCTTCCCGAAACCCAAGAGAG TATGCAAGGAGCCTCCGTACAAAGTGGAGGAGTCGGGCTACGCAGGCTTCCTCATGCCTATTGAGGTTTACTTCAAGAACAAG GAAGAGCCAAAAAAGGTGTGTTTCAACTACGACCTGTTCCTTAACTTGGAGGGAAACCCCCCTGTCAACCACCTGCGCTGTGAGAAGCTCACCTTCAACAACCCCACCAAAGAATTCAGGAGAAAGCTGATCAAAGCTGGAGGG GTGTTGGTGGTTCCAGAGGGGGCTGAAGCTGTGTCGAGGCCCAGTCCAGACTACCCGATGCTCCCCACTATCCCGCTCTCTGCCTTCTCAGACCCCAAGAAGACAAAGACCTCTCACGTGTCAAAG GAGCCAAGTAAAGAAGGAAGTGGTGGCAGCAGCAAAGGACCCAAACCGCACAAAGTGACCAAGGAGCACCGGGAACGTCCCCGAAAAGACTCTGAGAGCAAAGCCACGTCGAAAGGGGACAATGACAGAGATGGAAGCAGCAAGAGTGGCCGCGacccttcttcttcctcatcatcGTCTTCAAAAAAGCCGTCAGAGATCAAAGTGAAAGATGAAGTAAAGGTCCTACCCAAGGCGGCCTTCAAGGAGCCTAAACTCACACTGAAGGAGTCAAAGATGGAGGGCATGTCCCCTAAAGGAGGGGGGGCTGGGAGtggagggggtggtgggggaggaggaggaggagggcccACAGAGTCCAAAGCCCCCGGGAAACGGCCCTCCACGGTGGAGTCTCCCAAACCTAGCGCTAAGAAGCAGAAGAAAGGCAGCTCTGAGGGGCCGAAGGGGCCGTCCAGCGGGGCCTTCACAGGAACATCTCCCCGCGTCTCCTCGTCATCTGCAGCCAGCCAACCGTACGCGGAGAAGAAACCTTCCAAGGAAAAGGGTCGCTGGGCCAAAGGCAAAAACGACACGCAGGAGCTGAAGGAGCCCAAGAAACTTCCAGAGTCCGAAGAGTCGAATTCAGAGGATGAAGCATCTTCGAAGTCAGAG CAATCGGCCCCCTCCAGTCCTTCCAACTCCAGTTCCAGCTCTGACTCCAGTTCAGATTCGGACTTTGAGCCAGGACAGAAACAAGGGCAAG GCCCCTTGCGATCCATGGTGGAGGAGATCCAATCAGAAGAgtcagatgatgatgacagcagCTCGGAGGAGGAGACCCCCATCAAGACCAACCCCCCCAACCGCGACTCTCG ACTCAGCCTGGACAGCGAGAGTGACAGCAGTGACGGCTCGCACCGCCCCAGTCGAGACCCCGCCCCGCCCCCGCAGAAACATAGCTCCTCCAATAACAAA GTGTCAGGCAGAAAGAGTCCAGACTCCTCGTTTCGCTCAGAGAAGGTGTTGAAGAAGGGATACGACAAGGTAGGAAGG GCGTACACAGAAGAGTTGGTCGACCTTCATCGCAGACTGATGGCTTTGAGGGAGCGTAACGTcctgcagcag ATTGTCAACCTGATCGAGGAGACGGGCCACTTCAACGTGACCAACACCACCTTTGACTTTGACCTCTTTTCACTGGACGAGTCCACCGTCCGCAAACTACAGAGCTACCTTGAAGCAACGGCCACGTGA
- the mllt1a gene encoding protein ENL isoform X2, which translates to MENQCTVQVKLELGHRAQLRKKVTSEGFTHDWMVFVRGPETGDIQHFVEKVVFRLHESFPKPKRVCKEPPYKVEESGYAGFLMPIEVYFKNKEEPKKVCFNYDLFLNLEGNPPVNHLRCEKLTFNNPTKEFRRKLIKAGGVLVVPEGAEAVSRPSPDYPMLPTIPLSAFSDPKKTKTSHVSKEPSKEGSGGSSKGPKPHKVTKEHRERPRKDSESKATSKGDNDRDGSSKSGRDPSSSSSSSSKKPSEIKVKDEVKVLPKAAFKEPKLTLKESKMEGMSPKGGGAGSGGGGGGGGGGGPTESKAPGKRPSTVESPKPSAKKQKKGSSEGPKGPSSGAFTGTSPRVSSSSAASQPYAEKKPSKEKGRWAKGKNDTQELKEPKKLPESEESNSEDEASSKSEQSAPSSPSNSSSSSDSSSDSDFEPGQKQGQGPLRSMVEEIQSEESDDDDSSSEEETPIKTNPPNRDSRLSLDSESDSSDGSHRPSRDPAPPPQKHSSSNNKVSGRKSPDSSFRSEKVLKKGYDKAYTEELVDLHRRLMALRERNVLQQIVNLIEETGHFNVTNTTFDFDLFSLDESTVRKLQSYLEATAT; encoded by the exons ATGGAGAACCAG TGCACAGTGCAGGTGAAGCTGGAGTTGGGCCACAGAGCCCAGCTAAGGAAGAAAGTGACATCAGAAGGCTTCACACACGACTGGATGGTGTTTGTCCGAGGGCCAGAGACTGGCGACATCCAGCACTTTGTAGAGAAGGTTGTCTTCCGCCTGCATGAGAGCTTCCCGAAACCCAAGAGAG TATGCAAGGAGCCTCCGTACAAAGTGGAGGAGTCGGGCTACGCAGGCTTCCTCATGCCTATTGAGGTTTACTTCAAGAACAAG GAAGAGCCAAAAAAGGTGTGTTTCAACTACGACCTGTTCCTTAACTTGGAGGGAAACCCCCCTGTCAACCACCTGCGCTGTGAGAAGCTCACCTTCAACAACCCCACCAAAGAATTCAGGAGAAAGCTGATCAAAGCTGGAGGG GTGTTGGTGGTTCCAGAGGGGGCTGAAGCTGTGTCGAGGCCCAGTCCAGACTACCCGATGCTCCCCACTATCCCGCTCTCTGCCTTCTCAGACCCCAAGAAGACAAAGACCTCTCACGTGTCAAAG GAGCCAAGTAAAGAAGGAAGTGGTGGCAGCAGCAAAGGACCCAAACCGCACAAAGTGACCAAGGAGCACCGGGAACGTCCCCGAAAAGACTCTGAGAGCAAAGCCACGTCGAAAGGGGACAATGACAGAGATGGAAGCAGCAAGAGTGGCCGCGacccttcttcttcctcatcatcGTCTTCAAAAAAGCCGTCAGAGATCAAAGTGAAAGATGAAGTAAAGGTCCTACCCAAGGCGGCCTTCAAGGAGCCTAAACTCACACTGAAGGAGTCAAAGATGGAGGGCATGTCCCCTAAAGGAGGGGGGGCTGGGAGtggagggggtggtgggggaggaggaggaggagggcccACAGAGTCCAAAGCCCCCGGGAAACGGCCCTCCACGGTGGAGTCTCCCAAACCTAGCGCTAAGAAGCAGAAGAAAGGCAGCTCTGAGGGGCCGAAGGGGCCGTCCAGCGGGGCCTTCACAGGAACATCTCCCCGCGTCTCCTCGTCATCTGCAGCCAGCCAACCGTACGCGGAGAAGAAACCTTCCAAGGAAAAGGGTCGCTGGGCCAAAGGCAAAAACGACACGCAGGAGCTGAAGGAGCCCAAGAAACTTCCAGAGTCCGAAGAGTCGAATTCAGAGGATGAAGCATCTTCGAAGTCAGAG CAATCGGCCCCCTCCAGTCCTTCCAACTCCAGTTCCAGCTCTGACTCCAGTTCAGATTCGGACTTTGAGCCAGGACAGAAACAAGGGCAAG GCCCCTTGCGATCCATGGTGGAGGAGATCCAATCAGAAGAgtcagatgatgatgacagcagCTCGGAGGAGGAGACCCCCATCAAGACCAACCCCCCCAACCGCGACTCTCG ACTCAGCCTGGACAGCGAGAGTGACAGCAGTGACGGCTCGCACCGCCCCAGTCGAGACCCCGCCCCGCCCCCGCAGAAACATAGCTCCTCCAATAACAAA GTGTCAGGCAGAAAGAGTCCAGACTCCTCGTTTCGCTCAGAGAAGGTGTTGAAGAAGGGATACGACAAG GCGTACACAGAAGAGTTGGTCGACCTTCATCGCAGACTGATGGCTTTGAGGGAGCGTAACGTcctgcagcag ATTGTCAACCTGATCGAGGAGACGGGCCACTTCAACGTGACCAACACCACCTTTGACTTTGACCTCTTTTCACTGGACGAGTCCACCGTCCGCAAACTACAGAGCTACCTTGAAGCAACGGCCACGTGA